A window of Actinobacillus suis ATCC 33415 contains these coding sequences:
- the narQ gene encoding nitrate/nitrite two-component system sensor histidine kinase NarQ has translation MNKLVNHPKYSIARRIGSYFLVMIAFASLISGISLGIMWSNKSDAGLINVSGSLRMQSYRFLYEMEHHPQSIPTRLNEYRQSLNSPEIQDSLAHKCLLPKEVTEAYVKLQESWQEMESFIVKRDRSSYEANIEGYANQVNNFVWLLQEFVELKLKVAIGVIAVSMLLIIALAYFGVWYTRKRIIRPLDQLVTASQQVKNEDFDHIQLAVNEPNELGFLSSAFTQMASDLAKLYASLEEKVEDKTRRLMSVNRSLLVLFQCSQLLTAKPVNQNVLFQVLQTVLDNEQLRGIEIQVYGADYWNVTIDNAPAQDWRYNEIAIENEKIALLRWKPSLLCPDERLIQNVSEMIGRSLYVVQVQKQQQQLVLMEERSIIARELHDSLAQSLTFFKIQVSLLKRNGETKQDWEKQKAILDDFEKALNEAYSQLRELLSTFRLTIEEANLTHALERVLDSLRIRTSAQIRLNCKLPSQIFSAQQQVHALQIVREAVINAIKHANASAIDVIAETNADGEHCLIIRDNGKGIASDIEPEGHYGLTIMKERTAELKGEFSIKNRLEGGVEVMVVLPNMITA, from the coding sequence ATGAATAAACTGGTTAATCATCCTAAGTATTCTATTGCTCGCCGCATTGGATCTTATTTTCTCGTCATGATCGCGTTTGCCTCTTTAATTAGTGGTATTTCATTAGGCATTATGTGGAGTAATAAATCTGATGCGGGGTTGATTAATGTTTCCGGCTCATTGCGGATGCAGAGTTATCGTTTCCTCTACGAAATGGAGCATCATCCGCAATCTATTCCGACTCGTTTAAATGAATATCGTCAAAGTTTGAATTCGCCTGAAATTCAAGATTCTTTAGCGCATAAATGCCTGTTACCGAAAGAAGTTACAGAGGCTTATGTCAAGCTGCAAGAAAGCTGGCAAGAAATGGAATCTTTTATCGTTAAGCGAGATAGAAGCTCTTATGAAGCCAATATTGAGGGGTATGCGAACCAAGTTAATAATTTCGTATGGTTGTTACAAGAATTTGTTGAGCTAAAATTAAAGGTGGCAATTGGCGTGATTGCGGTTTCTATGCTATTGATTATTGCCTTAGCTTATTTTGGCGTATGGTACACTCGAAAACGCATTATTAGACCGCTTGACCAGCTAGTGACAGCAAGCCAACAAGTAAAAAACGAAGATTTTGACCATATTCAGCTAGCGGTAAATGAGCCGAACGAATTAGGGTTTCTTTCTTCCGCATTTACCCAAATGGCAAGCGATTTAGCTAAATTATATGCTTCTCTTGAAGAGAAAGTTGAGGATAAGACCCGCCGTTTGATGTCGGTAAATCGTTCTCTGTTGGTATTATTCCAATGTTCTCAGCTGTTAACGGCAAAGCCGGTTAATCAAAACGTCTTATTTCAAGTGTTACAAACTGTGCTTGATAATGAACAATTACGTGGAATTGAGATTCAAGTGTATGGAGCGGATTATTGGAATGTGACCATTGATAATGCACCGGCACAAGATTGGCGTTATAACGAAATCGCCATAGAAAACGAGAAAATTGCGTTATTACGTTGGAAACCATCGTTATTGTGTCCTGATGAACGTTTAATCCAAAACGTATCGGAAATGATTGGGCGTAGCCTGTATGTTGTGCAAGTGCAGAAACAGCAACAACAGTTAGTATTGATGGAAGAGCGCTCAATTATTGCACGAGAACTGCATGACTCATTAGCGCAATCACTGACGTTTTTTAAAATCCAAGTGAGTCTATTAAAACGTAATGGTGAAACCAAACAAGATTGGGAAAAACAAAAAGCGATCTTAGATGACTTTGAAAAAGCGCTGAATGAAGCATATAGTCAGTTACGAGAGTTACTTTCTACGTTCCGTTTGACTATTGAGGAGGCTAATCTTACTCATGCATTGGAGCGAGTATTAGATTCATTACGTATTCGAACATCGGCTCAAATTCGTCTGAATTGTAAACTCCCTTCACAAATTTTTAGTGCGCAGCAACAAGTTCATGCTTTACAGATTGTGCGTGAAGCGGTGATTAATGCGATTAAACACGCTAATGCGAGCGCAATCGATGTGATTGCTGAAACTAATGCGGATGGTGAACATTGCTTGATTATTCGTGACAACGGCAAAGGCATTGCAAGCGATATTGAGCCGGAAGGGCATTATGGGCTGACGATCATGAAAGAACGCACCGCTGAGTTAAAAGGCGAGTTTAGTATCAAGAACCGTTTGGAAGGTGGTGTTGAGGTCATGGTTGTATTACCAAATATGATTACCGCATAA
- a CDS encoding GNAT family N-acetyltransferase yields the protein MQIRKSTEADFETILNIYNQAIPTHQITADLELATPINRRAWFDFHLTSEQYPIWTVEDENGIAGWFSFSPFYERPAFVHTSEISIYLDGSAKGKGYGSKIIKFMQAEMLKHNIHTLMAYVFELNQISQNLMRKHGFEQWGRFPHIANMGKDEQGQDKWRTLLMMSYQKGIE from the coding sequence ATGCAGATTCGAAAATCGACGGAAGCGGATTTCGAAACCATTTTAAATATTTACAATCAAGCGATTCCGACTCATCAAATTACGGCGGATTTGGAATTGGCGACCCCGATTAATCGCCGAGCTTGGTTTGATTTTCATTTAACCAGCGAACAATACCCGATTTGGACGGTAGAAGACGAAAACGGCATTGCCGGCTGGTTTAGCTTTTCGCCGTTTTACGAGCGACCGGCGTTTGTGCATACCTCTGAAATTAGTATTTATTTAGACGGTAGTGCTAAAGGTAAAGGCTACGGTTCGAAGATCATCAAGTTTATGCAAGCGGAAATGCTGAAACATAATATTCATACTCTGATGGCATACGTGTTCGAATTGAATCAAATCAGCCAAAATCTAATGCGTAAGCACGGCTTTGAACAGTGGGGCAGATTTCCGCATATTGCCAATATGGGCAAAGATGAACAAGGGCAGGACAAATGGCGTACGTTATTGATGATGTCTTATCAAAAAGGCATTGAATAA
- a CDS encoding pyridoxal phosphatase, whose amino-acid sequence MRYQAVAFDLDGTLLSPNAVILESSKQAIQKAREKGVKIFFVTGRHHTAVRPYYAEIGLDTPVVCCNGTYLYDFQHDKVLSGNPLTAEQASGLINQAQALGIHTAVYFRDAMTYEQLNPHFTKFQKWVQSCPEAVRPNVHQVEKFQQEIDKGTTVWKVLISDTDLAKMQSFVEKLPLDQFSPEWSWVDRVDITSVGNSKGAMLAELLKIEGIDPQNVIAFGDNFNDISMLELVGLGIAMGGSEAEVQQRADKTIGSNNEDSIAKELTELLNL is encoded by the coding sequence ATGCGTTATCAAGCGGTTGCTTTTGACTTAGATGGGACTTTACTTTCACCAAATGCGGTTATTTTAGAATCGAGTAAGCAAGCCATTCAAAAGGCACGAGAGAAAGGCGTAAAAATTTTCTTTGTAACAGGCCGTCATCATACGGCCGTTCGTCCTTACTATGCGGAAATTGGTTTGGATACGCCAGTTGTTTGCTGCAATGGTACTTATTTATATGATTTTCAACATGATAAAGTGCTGTCAGGTAACCCATTAACTGCAGAGCAAGCTTCCGGTTTAATTAATCAAGCGCAAGCGTTGGGTATTCATACGGCGGTATATTTTCGTGATGCAATGACTTATGAGCAGCTTAATCCGCATTTCACCAAGTTTCAAAAATGGGTACAATCTTGTCCGGAAGCTGTGCGTCCAAATGTTCATCAAGTTGAGAAATTTCAGCAAGAGATTGATAAAGGTACTACGGTTTGGAAAGTGTTAATTAGTGATACGGACTTAGCTAAAATGCAAAGTTTTGTTGAAAAATTACCGCTTGATCAATTTAGCCCGGAATGGTCTTGGGTGGATAGAGTGGATATTACCAGTGTCGGTAATAGTAAAGGCGCAATGTTGGCAGAATTGCTAAAAATTGAAGGAATTGATCCGCAAAACGTAATTGCATTTGGTGACAATTTCAATGATATTTCTATGTTAGAACTGGTTGGTTTAGGTATCGCAATGGGTGGTTCTGAGGCTGAAGTTCAGCAACGTGCGGATAAAACAATCGGCTCAAATAATGAAGACAGTATTGCCAAAGAATTAACGGAATTACTTAATTTATAA
- the recJ gene encoding single-stranded-DNA-specific exonuclease RecJ, translating into MQKLIKQRSKLTSIKLSEHPLLNRLYQSRGISSPQELERTLQFLHRPHQLANIDAAVELLVDAYKQQLRIIIVGDFDADGATSTSLAILALRQLGFEKVDYLIPDRFSQGYGLSLAVAEMVLAKGADIVMTVDNGISSFEGIDFLKEHGIKVLVTDHHLPAESLPNADAMVNPNLADCTFPSKSLAGVGVAFYVMLALRGRMRELGCFKEQEPNLAELLDLVALGTVADVVPLDHNNRILVHQGLNRIRSGHCRAGIRALAEVSKRDLSSLQASDLGFAIAPRLNAAGRLENMSLGVELLIAENMEIARQLAFELDSLNQTRKEFEQEMKTEALAICANLPSLMQKEQAHGIVLYQPDWHQGVIGILASRIKDQFHRPVIAFAQEGENSEYLKGSARSIAGLHMRDLLERIDSLYPDLIIKFGGHAMAAGLTIHQENFLRFQKVFDEIINEIIEPEQLQGVIYTDGELAPSELNIEIAELLQQAGPWGQNFPEPTFEGEFRLLQQRILGGKHLKLMVEQPNGGLFDAIWFNADLRYFPDLSIKQVKLVYKLDINEFRGNKNLQLRVETLII; encoded by the coding sequence GTGCAAAAGCTAATCAAACAACGATCTAAACTCACATCTATAAAATTATCAGAACATCCTTTACTAAATCGACTCTATCAAAGTCGTGGTATCTCTTCGCCTCAGGAGTTAGAGCGAACCTTGCAATTTTTACATAGACCCCATCAATTAGCGAATATTGATGCGGCGGTTGAGTTGTTGGTAGATGCCTATAAGCAACAATTACGCATTATTATTGTTGGAGATTTTGACGCGGATGGTGCAACCAGTACATCATTGGCAATTTTGGCATTACGTCAATTAGGCTTTGAAAAGGTTGATTATCTGATTCCGGATCGTTTTTCACAAGGCTACGGTCTAAGTCTGGCGGTTGCTGAAATGGTATTAGCCAAAGGTGCAGATATTGTGATGACAGTGGATAACGGTATTTCTTCCTTTGAAGGAATTGATTTTCTAAAAGAGCACGGTATCAAAGTTTTAGTTACCGATCATCATTTACCGGCAGAAAGCTTGCCGAATGCGGATGCGATGGTGAATCCGAATTTGGCGGATTGTACTTTCCCTTCAAAATCTTTAGCCGGAGTGGGGGTAGCGTTCTATGTGATGTTGGCACTTCGAGGCAGAATGCGTGAATTAGGATGCTTTAAAGAGCAAGAACCTAATTTAGCGGAATTATTGGATCTTGTTGCATTGGGAACAGTAGCGGATGTGGTTCCGCTTGATCATAATAACCGAATTTTAGTTCATCAAGGATTAAACCGTATTCGTTCGGGGCATTGTCGAGCAGGTATTCGTGCTTTAGCGGAAGTGTCTAAGCGAGATTTATCTTCTCTACAAGCTAGCGATTTAGGTTTTGCAATTGCCCCTCGTTTAAATGCGGCAGGACGTTTGGAAAATATGTCGTTAGGCGTAGAACTGCTCATTGCAGAGAATATGGAGATTGCACGTCAATTAGCATTTGAATTGGATAGCCTCAACCAAACCCGTAAAGAGTTTGAGCAAGAAATGAAGACGGAAGCCTTGGCAATTTGCGCAAATTTACCGAGTTTGATGCAAAAAGAACAAGCGCACGGTATTGTGTTATATCAACCGGATTGGCACCAAGGTGTGATCGGGATTTTAGCTTCACGTATTAAAGATCAATTTCATCGGCCGGTCATTGCGTTTGCACAAGAGGGTGAAAACAGTGAATATTTGAAAGGTTCGGCACGTTCAATTGCCGGATTACATATGCGTGATTTATTAGAACGTATAGATTCATTATATCCGGATTTAATTATTAAATTCGGTGGGCATGCGATGGCAGCAGGTTTAACAATTCATCAAGAGAATTTTTTACGTTTTCAAAAAGTATTTGATGAAATTATTAATGAAATAATTGAACCGGAACAATTACAAGGTGTCATTTATACGGATGGGGAATTAGCACCATCTGAATTAAATATCGAAATAGCGGAATTATTACAGCAGGCGGGGCCTTGGGGACAAAACTTCCCAGAGCCTACGTTTGAAGGTGAATTTCGTTTATTGCAACAGCGTATACTAGGTGGTAAACACTTAAAGTTAATGGTCGAGCAACCTAACGGTGGATTATTTGATGCAATTTGGTTTAATGCCGATTTGCGTTATTTTCCTGATTTATCGATTAAACAAGTTAAATTGGTTTACAAACTTGATATAAATGAGTTTAGAGGGAATAAAAATTTACAATTAAGAGTCGAGACATTAATTATTTAG
- the rdgB gene encoding RdgB/HAM1 family non-canonical purine NTP pyrophosphatase, which produces MEQTKVVLATGNKGKVKEMADVLAQFGFDVVAQSEFGIESPEETGLTFVENALLKARYASKMTGLPAIADDSGLAVDALGGAPGLYSARYAGEDGNDEANRKKLLAELQNVADEKRGAKFVSCIVFLQHETDPTPKIALGECFGEILREERGQNGFGYDSLFFYPPKNCSFAELETSEKKQISHRAIALDVLKQQLLK; this is translated from the coding sequence ATGGAACAAACTAAAGTCGTGTTAGCCACAGGAAATAAAGGTAAAGTCAAAGAAATGGCGGATGTATTAGCGCAATTTGGCTTTGATGTGGTGGCGCAAAGTGAATTCGGTATTGAATCACCGGAAGAAACCGGTTTGACTTTCGTTGAAAATGCGTTGTTAAAAGCACGTTATGCTTCAAAAATGACCGGATTACCGGCAATTGCAGATGACTCAGGTTTAGCTGTAGACGCACTGGGTGGCGCACCGGGGCTTTATTCCGCCCGTTATGCAGGTGAAGACGGCAATGATGAGGCAAATCGCAAAAAATTATTAGCCGAACTGCAAAATGTTGCGGATGAAAAACGTGGGGCGAAATTTGTAAGTTGTATCGTTTTTCTGCAACACGAAACTGATCCGACACCGAAAATTGCCTTAGGCGAATGTTTCGGTGAAATTTTACGTGAAGAACGCGGTCAAAACGGTTTTGGTTATGATTCGCTGTTTTTCTACCCGCCTAAAAATTGTAGTTTTGCCGAGTTGGAAACCAGCGAGAAAAAGCAAATTTCACACCGTGCGATTGCATTGGATGTATTAAAACAACAGTTACTAAAGTAA
- a CDS encoding OmpA family protein produces MKNTTVFRGLLLSGIALAVAACGNLSKVTDEGTTENPVFPKISESEFNHDGSQFGSWPNWENVRQIERGMNKDQLYNLIGRPHFEEGLYGVREWDYAFNYRENGVHKICQYKILFDKNMNAQSFFWYPNGCNGNSSFNLSGDFLFDFDKDTLTAKGKEVVDSVATQLKSSGAQQVKVAGYTDRLGSEKYNLDLSQRRANMVKSRLVQQGVTAQINAVGYGKASQVKACDGESGQALRDCLRPNRRVEISANGGVLKQNEGGNVAGPNGPTPLYQTPQYNSNK; encoded by the coding sequence ATGAAAAATACGACTGTTTTTCGCGGATTGTTATTATCTGGTATCGCATTAGCCGTAGCTGCTTGTGGTAACTTAAGCAAAGTGACTGATGAAGGTACGACAGAAAATCCAGTATTCCCAAAAATCTCTGAATCAGAATTCAACCATGATGGTTCACAATTCGGTTCATGGCCAAACTGGGAAAACGTTCGTCAAATCGAACGTGGTATGAACAAAGACCAATTATATAACCTAATCGGTCGCCCACACTTTGAAGAAGGCTTATATGGCGTTCGTGAGTGGGATTATGCATTTAACTATCGTGAGAATGGCGTGCACAAAATTTGTCAATACAAAATCTTATTTGACAAAAATATGAATGCCCAAAGTTTCTTCTGGTATCCGAATGGCTGTAATGGTAACTCATCATTTAACTTAAGCGGTGACTTCTTATTCGATTTCGATAAAGACACATTAACTGCGAAAGGTAAAGAAGTTGTTGATAGTGTTGCGACACAATTAAAATCATCTGGTGCGCAACAAGTTAAAGTTGCAGGTTATACAGACCGCTTAGGTTCAGAAAAATATAACTTAGATTTATCACAACGTCGTGCGAACATGGTGAAATCACGTTTAGTTCAACAAGGCGTAACAGCACAAATTAATGCTGTTGGTTATGGTAAAGCAAGCCAAGTTAAAGCGTGTGATGGTGAGTCAGGTCAAGCATTACGTGATTGTTTACGCCCTAACCGTCGTGTAGAAATTTCTGCAAACGGTGGCGTGTTAAAACAAAACGAAGGTGGTAATGTTGCAGGTCCTAACGGTCCAACGCCACTTTACCAAACTCCACAATATAACAGTAATAAATAA